From Salvelinus namaycush isolate Seneca chromosome 24, SaNama_1.0, whole genome shotgun sequence, one genomic window encodes:
- the nt5e gene encoding 5'-nucleotidase has protein sequence MGVSESMKGLLFYLCICSHVSTVEAWELTLLHTNDVHARVEETSNSYGKCTKPPCFAGVARRFTKIQEIRSREKNVMLLDAGDQFQGTVWFNVYKGAEAAYFMNKLGYDAMALGNHEFDNNVEGLIKPFLQEVKCTVLSANIKADDTLSPHISGLYFPYKIFDVGSQKVGVVGYTSKETPALSQTGPNLVFEDEIDALQPQVDKLITLGVNKIIALGHSGFVTDKEIARRVKGVDVVIGGHSNTFLYTGEKPSSEVPAGPYPVMVKSEDGRDVPVVQAFAFGKYLGYLKVTFDEAGNVVQSTGNPILLDSSVPEDPSILADVNEWKKALANYSSQYVGETLVYLNGTFEECRFRECNLGNLICDAMVHHNIKYADELQWNHVSSCIVQGGSIRSSIDERSRNGSITMEDLIAVLPFGGTYDLVQLKGSTLRKAFEHSVRRYGGSTGEFLQVSGFHVEYDMSRPPGERARSISVICTNCRVPVYEPLDDSRLYKVVLPSYLVEGGDGFSMIKEEKLKHDSGDMDISVVASYITERKKVHPAVEGRIKISNSNSGGSGHTTLLILIGLVMALSRSL, from the exons ATGGGAGTGAGTGAGTCTATGAAGGGTCTTCTATTCTACCTCTGCATCTGTAGTCATGTTTCTACTGTGGAAGCGTGGGAACTCACCCTGCTTCATACCAACGACGTCCACGCAAGGGTTGAGGAAACGAGCAACAGTTACGGCAAATGCACCAAGCCTCCGTGTTTTGCTGGTGTGGCAAGGAGGTTTACGAAAATACAGGAGATCCGGAGCCGGGAGAAGAACGTGATGCTGCTGGATGCAGGCGACCAATTTCAGGGAACCGTTTGGTTTAATGTATATAAGGGAGCCGAGGCTGCTTATTTTATGAATAAACTTGGCTACGATGCGATG GCTCTGGGGAATCACGAGTTTGACAATAACGTGGAGGGACTTATCAAGCCATTTCTCCAGGAGGTGAAGTGCACAGTCCTCAGTGCTAACATCAAAGCAGATGACACACTTTCGCCACACATCAGCGGTCTTTATTTCCCATATAAGATATTTGATGTCGGCTCTCAGAAAGTGGGCGTGGTTGGATACACTTCAAAGGAAACACCTGCCCTGTCACAAACGG GACCTAACTTAGTGTTTGAGGATGAGATTGATGCCCTTCAGCCCCAGGTCGACAAACTCATCACCCTGGGGGTCAACAAGATCATCGCCCTCGGTCACTCTGGCTTCGTTACGGACAAAGAAATAGCCAGAAGGGTGAAGGGTGTGGATGTGGTCATTGGAGGACACAGCAACACATTTCTGTACACAG GAGAGAAACCTTCCTCTGAGGTTCCGGCAGGTCCTTACCCCGTCATGGTGAAATCAGAGGATGGGCGGGACGTCCCTGTGGTGCAGGCCTTTGCTTTTGGGAAATATCTGGGTTACCTCAAGGTGACATTTGATGAGGCTGGCAATGTGGTCCAGTCCACAGGCAACCCCATCCTGCTGGACAGCTCTGTACCAGAGG ACCCCAGTATTCTTGCTGACGTAAACGAGTGGAAAAAGGCCCTGGCAAATTACTCCTCCCAGTATGTGGGGGAGACCCTGGTGTATCTCAATGGAACGTTTGAAGAGTGCAGGTTCCGAGAGTGCAACTTGGGAAACCTAATCTGCGACGCTATG GTACACCACAACATTAAATATGCAGATGAGCTTCAGTGGAACCATGTCAGCTCCTGCATCGTCCAAGGGGGATCAATACGGTCATCCATAGATGAACGCAGCCGAAATG GTTCCATCACGATGGAAGACCTGATTGCTGTGTTGCCGTTTGGAGGCACCTATGATCTGGTGCAGCTGAAGGGCTCCACTCTGAGGAAAGCTTTTGAGCACTCTGTCAGGAGATATGGAGGGAGCACAGGGGAATTCCTTCAAGTATCAG GATTCCATGTAGAGTATGATATGTCAAGGCCCCCAGGGGAACGTGCCAGGAGTATCAGTGTGATCTGTACGAACTGCCGGGTGCCCGTCTATGAGCCACTGGACGACAGCAGACTATACAAGGTGGTCCTGCCCTCCTACCTGGTGGAAGGAGGAGACGGATTCTCCATGATCAAAGAGGAGAAGCTAAAACACGACAGTG GTGACATGGACATTTCGGTGGTGGCCAGCTACATTACTGAGAGGAAGAAGGTGCATCCAGCTGTAGAAGGACGTATCAAGATTTCCAACTCAAATTCAGGAGGATCTGGACACACAACTCTGTTAATCCTGATAGGGCTGGTGATGGCTCTGTCTAGGAGCCTATGA